In the Lascolabacillus massiliensis genome, one interval contains:
- a CDS encoding mechanosensitive ion channel family protein: MNFIDNITANESLRYLLISLSFIVLFIVLAGIYNFIIKRWRIRTHKSKSKIDDFIVRLFRVPGTWAIFAVMLNIFSSYLKEDENIFSLLQKISNILLILIVGWLIVQFVRAMFHHWQKKLDINNANNLEARKKLTQVSMLERIVIISITFIFVSIALMSIESIRELGVSLLASAGVAGIIIGFAAQRSFGQVFSGIQIAFTQPIRIDDVVVIEGEWGRIEEINITYAVVKIWDQRRLIVPIDYFLNNPIQNWTRTESEILGTALLYVSYDLPVDPLRKELARLVKDNPNWDGRVQNIQVTDSKQWYKELRVLVSSSDSSKNWDLRVYIREKLIDFINDNYPGSFAKVNSTSTEGGASQYLM; this comes from the coding sequence ATGAATTTTATTGATAATATAACAGCAAATGAGTCTTTAAGATATTTGCTAATTTCACTGAGTTTCATTGTACTCTTTATTGTTCTTGCAGGCATCTACAACTTTATAATTAAGAGATGGCGAATACGTACACATAAGAGTAAAAGCAAGATAGATGATTTTATTGTGCGTCTGTTCAGGGTGCCCGGTACATGGGCTATTTTCGCTGTTATGCTAAACATATTCAGCTCATACCTAAAAGAAGACGAAAATATTTTCTCTCTATTACAGAAAATAAGTAATATCCTGCTGATACTTATAGTTGGCTGGCTTATAGTACAGTTTGTTAGAGCTATGTTTCATCACTGGCAGAAAAAGCTTGATATAAACAATGCTAACAATCTTGAAGCCAGAAAAAAACTCACGCAGGTGAGCATGTTAGAGAGAATAGTGATAATTTCAATCACCTTTATATTTGTCTCAATTGCCCTGATGTCAATAGAATCAATCAGAGAACTGGGAGTAAGTCTTCTTGCATCAGCAGGTGTTGCCGGAATCATTATCGGTTTTGCAGCACAGCGTAGCTTTGGTCAGGTTTTTTCAGGAATACAGATTGCATTTACTCAACCGATCAGGATTGACGACGTTGTGGTTATAGAAGGTGAATGGGGGCGAATAGAAGAGATAAATATAACCTATGCAGTAGTTAAAATATGGGATCAGAGAAGGCTGATTGTGCCTATAGATTATTTTCTCAACAATCCCATTCAAAACTGGACACGAACCGAATCTGAAATCCTGGGAACAGCATTGCTTTATGTATCCTATGATCTTCCTGTAGATCCTTTAAGGAAAGAGCTTGCCAGATTGGTAAAGGATAATCCAAACTGGGATGGCAGGGTTCAGAATATACAGGTAACAGATAGTAAGCAGTGGTATAAAGAGCTGCGTGTACTTGTAAGCAGCTCCGACTCAAGCAAGAACTGGGATCTGAGGGTATATATTCGTGAGAAGTTAATCGACTTCATCAATGATAACTATCCAGGCTCTTTCGCAAAAGTTAATTCAACTTCCACCGAAGGCGGAGCATCTCAATACTTAATGTAA
- a CDS encoding glycoside hydrolase family 15 protein: MNNLDYGIIGNCRTAALISKEGSIDWFCFPDFDSPSIFAKLLDKEKGGSFHLEVADDYKITQKYNGHTNILMTKFESPEHGFILFDFMPRYRTSDLRHYMPPEIHRYIRVFKGSPTVRVVYDPRINYAREEVRHEIVGNYIKTHSVEDSEDKVYLYTSLDMQKVLKSEEVVITDHQFFVLSYNQKLVTIDLNRVMLEFERTKVYWLNFVNRSRDYVQYDDMIKRSLLVLKLLSYQESGAMLAAITTSLPETIGETRNWDYRYCWLRDASMSIDTLLFMKQKSAANRFIGFIKRILKSSRDEPIQIMYGIRGEKDLTEEILPHLSGYENSHPVRIGNAAYHQEQNDSIGYLLDVIYKYYLYFPGTLDEIEEIWEIIKNLVRAVLSSWKKPDRSIWEYRTKKQHFVFSKVMSWVAVDRASLIAELLQRDYYATEWRKEADIIKKEVHEKGWNEELQTFTQAYDNSDADSSLLLMYFYDFIDAGDDRFVKTVKYIRENLFHEGLMYRYKAEDDFGVPTSSFTICTFWLIDALYMIGEKEEARELFENMISYSNHLGLYSEDLDFDTKRQLGNFPQAYSHLAFINTAALFSEEKKLSKFIRP, translated from the coding sequence ATGAATAACCTCGACTACGGAATTATAGGCAACTGCAGGACTGCTGCGTTAATATCTAAAGAGGGGAGCATCGACTGGTTTTGCTTTCCTGACTTCGATTCACCATCTATTTTTGCAAAATTGCTTGATAAGGAAAAAGGGGGCAGTTTTCACTTAGAGGTTGCCGATGATTATAAAATTACCCAAAAATATAATGGTCACACTAATATATTGATGACCAAGTTTGAATCGCCTGAGCATGGTTTTATACTATTCGACTTTATGCCAAGGTACAGAACCAGTGATCTGCGTCACTATATGCCTCCTGAAATACATCGCTATATAAGGGTTTTCAAGGGCAGCCCCACCGTAAGGGTGGTTTATGATCCACGCATAAACTATGCACGTGAAGAGGTGCGTCACGAAATAGTGGGCAACTATATCAAAACACATTCTGTTGAAGACTCTGAAGATAAGGTATATCTATATACCAGTCTGGATATGCAGAAGGTGCTTAAAAGTGAGGAGGTAGTTATTACCGATCATCAGTTCTTCGTACTCTCCTATAATCAGAAATTGGTTACTATCGACCTCAACAGGGTTATGCTGGAGTTTGAGCGCACCAAGGTCTACTGGCTCAACTTTGTGAACAGATCTAGGGATTACGTTCAGTATGATGATATGATAAAGCGGAGTCTCCTGGTATTGAAACTGCTATCATATCAGGAGTCGGGTGCAATGCTGGCAGCAATAACCACCAGTCTCCCCGAAACAATAGGAGAGACCCGCAACTGGGATTATCGCTACTGCTGGCTTAGAGATGCATCCATGTCGATCGACACACTCCTGTTCATGAAGCAGAAGTCGGCCGCCAACCGCTTTATCGGTTTTATTAAACGCATTTTAAAATCCTCAAGGGATGAACCAATACAGATTATGTATGGCATCAGGGGAGAGAAAGATCTTACCGAAGAGATACTTCCACATTTGTCAGGTTACGAAAACTCACATCCGGTAAGAATAGGAAATGCCGCCTATCATCAGGAGCAAAATGACTCCATCGGTTACCTGCTGGATGTGATTTATAAATACTACCTCTATTTCCCCGGAACTCTTGATGAAATTGAGGAGATCTGGGAGATTATTAAGAATCTTGTCCGTGCTGTATTATCATCATGGAAGAAACCAGATAGGAGTATTTGGGAATATCGTACAAAGAAGCAACACTTTGTATTTTCTAAAGTGATGAGCTGGGTTGCGGTTGACAGGGCTTCTCTGATTGCGGAACTCCTTCAGAGGGATTATTACGCAACTGAGTGGCGCAAGGAGGCTGATATAATAAAGAAAGAGGTGCATGAAAAAGGGTGGAATGAGGAGCTGCAGACCTTTACTCAGGCGTATGATAATAGTGATGCCGATTCTTCATTGCTTCTTATGTATTTTTATGATTTCATTGATGCCGGAGATGATCGCTTCGTGAAAACTGTGAAGTATATCAGAGAGAATCTGTTTCACGAAGGTCTGATGTACAGATACAAGGCAGAGGATGACTTTGGGGTTCCTACATCATCATTTACAATATGCACTTTCTGGCTTATTGATGCTCTATATATGATTGGTGAGAAGGAGGAGGCACGTGAGCTGTTTGAGAATATGATATCATACTCCAACCACCTTGGTTTATATAGTGAAGATCTGGACTTCGATACCAAAAGGCAGTTGGGTAATTTTCCTCAGGCATACTCTCACCTGGCGTTTATAAATACAGCTGCCCTCTTTTCTGAAGAGAAGAAGCTCTCAAAATTTATCAGGCCTTAA
- a CDS encoding asparaginase, which translates to MIDRNANVLLIYTGGTIGMLENKETGALEPFDFSHLRSNIPEMKKLNFNVESYQFNPPIDSSDVTIYTWQEMLKVIETHYHLYDGFVILHGTDTMAFTASALSFMCENLTKPVILTGSQLPIGKLRSDAKENLITALEIAADKNSEGRPKVPEMSVYMQNLLMRGNRTTKLNADNFSAFTSPNCTYLAESGLDIKYNTNDILKPDYNAPVKYHYNLSPDVVILKLFPGITEAVVKAHLEIPGLKGVVLETFGTGNSPIYPWFMKLLSDAIDRGIVIVNVTQCMYGNVEMYRYENGRQLEKLGVISGHDITTEAAVTKMMSLFGNCETTDEVKQQMQITLRGEMSPYYKYLVI; encoded by the coding sequence ATGATTGATAGGAATGCTAATGTATTGTTAATTTATACCGGAGGGACTATCGGAATGTTGGAGAACAAGGAGACTGGTGCTCTGGAGCCTTTCGATTTTAGTCACCTGCGTTCAAATATTCCCGAGATGAAGAAGCTGAACTTCAACGTGGAAAGTTATCAGTTTAACCCTCCAATCGACTCGTCAGATGTAACTATTTATACCTGGCAGGAGATGTTGAAGGTTATTGAAACACACTATCATTTATACGATGGATTTGTTATTCTGCATGGAACAGATACAATGGCATTCACAGCCTCTGCATTGAGTTTTATGTGTGAAAATCTTACAAAGCCGGTTATTCTGACAGGTTCACAGCTGCCAATTGGTAAACTGCGTTCTGACGCAAAAGAGAATCTGATTACAGCTTTGGAGATTGCAGCCGATAAAAATTCGGAAGGGCGGCCGAAAGTACCTGAGATGTCGGTTTATATGCAAAATCTTCTGATGAGAGGAAACAGAACAACTAAGCTTAATGCGGATAACTTCAGTGCATTTACAAGTCCCAACTGCACCTACCTGGCGGAGTCGGGACTTGACATTAAATATAATACCAACGATATTCTTAAGCCTGATTACAACGCACCTGTAAAATATCATTACAACCTTAGTCCTGATGTTGTTATACTCAAGCTGTTCCCCGGTATAACAGAAGCGGTGGTAAAGGCTCATCTTGAGATACCTGGGTTGAAAGGTGTTGTGCTTGAAACATTCGGAACAGGCAACTCTCCAATATACCCATGGTTTATGAAACTGCTTAGTGATGCCATAGACAGAGGTATAGTTATTGTAAATGTAACACAGTGTATGTATGGCAATGTAGAGATGTATCGTTATGAAAATGGCCGCCAACTCGAAAAACTGGGTGTAATAAGTGGTCACGACATCACCACAGAGGCAGCTGTAACAAAAATGATGTCACTGTTCGGAAACTGCGAAACAACTGATGAGGTGAAACAGCAGATGCAGATCACTTTACGCGGAGAGATGTCACCATATTATAAGTATTTGGTTATCTGA